A portion of the Edaphobacter lichenicola genome contains these proteins:
- a CDS encoding RidA family protein, producing the protein MTTRTNIPGTSPFEPIIGFSRAVRIGNQVHVSGTGPVGCDEGDVAAQTEQCLTIIATALKQAGSSVEHVYRTRMYLTHAQDWEIVGGVHGKFFGTIRPAATMVVIAALLNPSWRIEIEADACIPD; encoded by the coding sequence ATGACCACCCGCACCAACATCCCGGGCACCTCACCCTTCGAACCCATCATCGGATTCTCCCGTGCCGTCCGCATAGGAAATCAGGTCCATGTCTCCGGCACCGGGCCGGTCGGCTGCGACGAAGGCGACGTCGCCGCGCAGACCGAACAGTGCCTCACGATCATCGCGACGGCGCTCAAGCAGGCTGGCAGCTCCGTCGAGCACGTCTACCGCACTCGCATGTACCTCACTCATGCTCAGGACTGGGAGATCGTCGGCGGGGTTCATGGCAAGTTCTTCGGCACCATTCGTCCCGCCGCAACCATGGTTGTCATTGCTGCGCTGCTCAACCCATCCTGGCGTATCGAGATCGAAGCAGACGCCTGCATTCCCGACTAG
- a CDS encoding acyltransferase family protein — protein MRFPALDGIRALAVTMVFLCHYGGGSHGGFILQMLNRIRWNGWVGVDLFFVLSGFLITGILFDTRADSHFFKRFFARRSLRIFPVFYLACTILLLLTPIFHYQWHWLQLTFLVYVGNFFGNYDFSLYEIVSPTHPAANVLIGHFWSLCVEEQFYLLWPLIVWTVRDRIRLLWISVGICLLALVLRLAMCLLFPAYAETWIIRTLPFRMDTLLFGAILALVLRGPRSDSWQKSCKWIFLAGLALGIPLFIEVPDITSPWILTLGLTIVAVTSFGLIGATLRSDSRAFRFFYLKPLRTLGKYSYGFYIYHMLFALAFVRLLIVLTQWTHSLALSGLIELGCAFSASFLVAKLSYDLFEVRFLSQKTHFEYDSELEERRHAFTTK, from the coding sequence ATGCGATTTCCGGCCCTGGATGGCATTCGAGCTCTAGCAGTAACCATGGTCTTCCTTTGCCACTACGGTGGGGGTTCTCATGGCGGATTCATCCTGCAGATGCTGAACCGGATACGTTGGAACGGGTGGGTGGGAGTCGATCTTTTCTTTGTTCTATCTGGTTTCCTGATCACCGGAATACTCTTCGACACAAGAGCCGACTCCCATTTTTTCAAACGGTTCTTCGCTCGTCGGAGCCTACGCATCTTCCCTGTGTTCTATCTCGCATGTACGATTCTGTTACTGCTGACGCCGATATTTCACTATCAGTGGCACTGGTTGCAACTGACCTTTCTCGTCTACGTCGGGAACTTTTTCGGCAACTATGACTTTAGCTTGTACGAGATTGTCAGCCCAACCCACCCAGCCGCCAATGTCCTCATCGGTCACTTTTGGTCGCTTTGCGTCGAGGAGCAGTTTTATCTGCTATGGCCATTGATTGTGTGGACAGTACGCGACAGAATTCGACTTCTTTGGATCTCGGTTGGCATCTGTCTTCTCGCTCTCGTCCTGCGCCTCGCCATGTGCCTGCTATTTCCCGCGTACGCCGAGACCTGGATCATACGCACCCTGCCCTTTCGAATGGACACTCTGCTGTTTGGCGCCATCCTCGCGCTCGTGCTGCGTGGACCCCGCTCTGACTCATGGCAGAAGAGCTGCAAATGGATCTTTCTTGCCGGACTGGCTCTGGGCATCCCCTTGTTTATCGAGGTCCCCGACATCACATCCCCTTGGATCCTCACCCTCGGCCTGACCATTGTTGCCGTGACTTCCTTCGGATTGATCGGCGCCACCCTTCGATCCGACTCCCGCGCGTTCCGTTTTTTTTATCTTAAGCCGTTACGAACCCTGGGGAAGTACAGCTACGGTTTTTACATCTACCACATGCTCTTTGCGCTTGCATTCGTTAGGCTACTCATTGTGCTAACTCAATGGACGCACTCGTTGGCGCTCAGCGGTCTCATCGAATTAGGGTGCGCTTTCTCAGCCAGTTTTTTGGTCGCTAAACTCAGCTACGACCTATTCGAAGTCCGGTTCCTCAGCCAAAAGACTCACTTCGAATACGACTCCGAGTTAGAGGAGCGCCGTCATGCCTTCACTACAAAGTAA
- a CDS encoding ABC transporter permease, which produces MDFFNHHGWEIGRLTFEHLWLTLSAMVLAAAIGLPLGIVLTRNRALAKPVIGFANVLQTVPSLALFGLLLPVPWLGENAARLAILALTGYALLPILRNTYAGIGSVDPALVDVANAMGMTSWQRLIKVELPLAASVILAGLRTATVTCVGVATIAAAIGAGGLGELIFRGVASVDNGLVLAGAIPAALLALIADAGLGLLEKRLAVRRV; this is translated from the coding sequence ATGGATTTCTTCAACCACCATGGGTGGGAGATCGGCAGGCTGACCTTTGAACATCTCTGGTTGACCTTGTCGGCGATGGTATTAGCCGCAGCAATTGGTCTGCCGCTTGGGATTGTGCTGACACGGAATCGGGCTCTGGCGAAGCCTGTCATCGGCTTTGCGAATGTGCTTCAGACTGTGCCGAGCCTTGCGCTGTTCGGTCTTCTATTGCCGGTGCCATGGCTGGGGGAGAATGCAGCCCGACTGGCGATTCTGGCGTTGACCGGATACGCGCTGCTGCCGATCTTGCGGAATACCTACGCGGGAATCGGAAGTGTCGATCCCGCACTGGTTGATGTTGCGAATGCAATGGGGATGACCTCCTGGCAGCGGCTGATAAAGGTAGAGTTGCCGCTCGCAGCGAGCGTAATCCTTGCAGGTCTACGCACGGCAACGGTGACGTGTGTCGGCGTCGCGACGATTGCGGCTGCGATCGGCGCCGGGGGGCTTGGCGAACTGATCTTTCGCGGGGTAGCCAGCGTGGACAACGGTTTAGTTCTGGCAGGAGCAATTCCAGCAGCACTCTTGGCGCTCATTGCGGACGCCGGGTTGGGACTACTGGAGAAGCGATTGGCCGTGAGGCGGGTGTGA
- the ribA gene encoding GTP cyclohydrolase II — MPFASVTKVAEADFPTRWGHFRILGFEGTIENPLACNDNVPPPAVRVESAVALVMGDIHSAPPIVRVHSQCLTGDVFHSLRCDCRQQFELAMATITDAGAGILLYEQQEGRGIGLMAKLRAYELQDQGRDTIEANLELGYEADCRHFELPAQILKQMGVESVRLITNNPEKVEALELAGIKVIERISAEVPSEPTNERYLQTKREKMGHLVS, encoded by the coding sequence ATGCCGTTCGCAAGTGTAACCAAAGTAGCCGAAGCCGACTTTCCCACCCGTTGGGGACACTTCCGTATCCTCGGCTTCGAGGGTACGATTGAGAACCCCTTGGCCTGCAACGACAACGTCCCACCGCCGGCCGTGCGTGTGGAATCTGCCGTGGCCCTGGTCATGGGAGATATTCACTCTGCGCCTCCCATCGTGCGGGTGCACTCCCAGTGCCTCACCGGCGACGTATTTCACTCCCTGCGCTGCGACTGCCGCCAGCAGTTTGAGCTTGCCATGGCAACGATTACCGATGCGGGTGCCGGCATCCTACTCTACGAACAGCAGGAGGGCCGCGGCATCGGCCTTATGGCCAAGCTACGCGCTTACGAGTTGCAGGATCAAGGCCGCGACACCATCGAAGCGAATCTGGAGCTCGGCTATGAGGCCGATTGCCGCCACTTCGAGCTTCCCGCCCAGATCCTGAAGCAGATGGGCGTCGAGTCCGTCCGCCTTATTACCAATAACCCGGAGAAGGTCGAGGCCCTCGAACTCGCAGGCATCAAAGTCATCGAGCGCATCTCTGCCGAAGTCCCGAGTGAGCCGACAAACGAGCGCTACCTCCAGACCAAGCGGGAGAAGATGGGCCACCTCGTCAGCTAA
- a CDS encoding phosphoglycerate kinase, translated as MSKLSIRDLDLADKRVLIRVDFNVPLKDGIITDDTRIRETLPTIEYALRHKAKVILCSHLGRPKGKPVAGMSLRPLVDHLRTLLDHILGDDENVAFSPDCVGEIASEMAANLESGQPLLLENLRFHPEEEANDPAFSKKLASLCDIYVNDAFGSAHRAHASTEGITHFVKQSAAGLLMEKELNYLGKALAEPDKPFVAIIGGAKVSDKIQVIDNLLEKADAIIIGGGMAYTFLNARGQSTGKSLVEDDKIDVAKAALEKAKTMGVRFLLPVDHILADKFAPNAKTQVFDGDGAFPAELMALDIGPKSIALFEDEITEARTIIWNGPMGVFEMPAFAHGTNEIAGAVARNHDATTIVGGGDSVAAIQQSGFANRITHISTGGGASLEFLEGKTLPGVAALTNK; from the coding sequence ATGTCCAAACTATCCATCCGCGACCTCGACCTGGCCGACAAGCGCGTGCTCATTCGCGTCGACTTTAACGTCCCTCTCAAAGACGGCATCATCACCGACGACACTCGTATTCGCGAGACACTTCCTACTATCGAGTACGCACTTCGTCACAAGGCCAAGGTCATCCTCTGCTCGCACCTTGGCCGGCCCAAGGGCAAGCCTGTCGCGGGCATGAGCCTCCGCCCGCTCGTCGATCATCTGCGTACGCTCCTTGACCACATCCTCGGTGATGATGAGAACGTCGCCTTCTCACCAGACTGTGTCGGCGAAATCGCAAGCGAGATGGCCGCCAACCTCGAGTCCGGGCAACCTCTTCTGCTCGAAAACCTTCGCTTCCATCCAGAGGAAGAGGCGAACGACCCGGCCTTCAGCAAAAAGCTCGCCTCGCTCTGCGATATCTACGTCAATGACGCATTTGGCAGTGCTCACCGCGCTCATGCCTCCACCGAAGGCATCACCCACTTCGTGAAACAGTCCGCAGCCGGGCTGCTGATGGAAAAAGAGCTGAACTACCTCGGCAAGGCGCTTGCGGAGCCCGATAAGCCCTTCGTCGCCATCATCGGCGGAGCCAAGGTCTCCGACAAGATCCAGGTGATCGACAATCTTCTGGAGAAGGCAGACGCCATCATCATCGGTGGGGGTATGGCTTACACGTTCCTCAATGCGCGGGGTCAGAGCACCGGCAAATCGCTCGTCGAAGACGACAAGATCGACGTTGCCAAAGCCGCCCTCGAAAAAGCGAAGACCATGGGTGTTCGTTTCCTCCTCCCCGTCGACCACATCCTTGCTGATAAATTCGCCCCGAACGCCAAGACCCAGGTCTTCGACGGCGATGGCGCCTTCCCCGCTGAGCTCATGGCACTCGATATCGGCCCTAAATCCATCGCGCTCTTTGAAGACGAGATCACCGAGGCCCGCACCATCATCTGGAACGGCCCGATGGGCGTCTTCGAAATGCCTGCCTTCGCTCATGGCACAAACGAGATCGCCGGCGCAGTCGCCCGCAATCATGATGCGACGACAATCGTCGGCGGCGGTGACTCGGTCGCAGCGATCCAGCAGTCCGGCTTCGCAAATCGCATCACTCACATCTCCACCGGCGGTGGTGCCAGCCTCGAGTTCCTCGAAGGCAAGACCCTCCCCGGCGTAGCCGCGTTAACGAACAAGTAG
- a CDS encoding ATP-binding cassette domain-containing protein — protein MPTVGVEFAKVSYTLAGGRTLLRDISLQLEAGTTTALLGRSGSGKTTLLRMVNGLVQQSAGEVLVAGKNTQGGDSVALRRSIGYVIQETGLFPHMTVERNAGMALELAGRSKQQTAARVREVLQLTGLDYEEFHERYPWQLSGGQRQRVGLARALATDPTVLLMDEPFGALDPLTRAEMQTMLKDLLKRVGKTVLLVTHDLDEALYLAGRVVFLAEGAVVADLPANEVLLSENPHVKDYVQAVHRAVLA, from the coding sequence ATGCCCACAGTTGGCGTTGAGTTCGCGAAGGTGAGCTACACGTTGGCAGGTGGGCGTACTCTTTTGCGCGACATCTCGCTTCAGCTTGAGGCTGGGACTACGACCGCCTTGCTGGGGCGCAGCGGGTCGGGTAAGACGACCTTGTTGCGCATGGTCAACGGATTGGTGCAGCAGAGCGCGGGTGAGGTGCTGGTTGCGGGGAAGAACACGCAGGGTGGCGACTCGGTGGCGCTCCGCCGAAGCATTGGATACGTCATCCAGGAGACCGGGCTGTTTCCACACATGACTGTGGAGCGGAACGCAGGGATGGCTCTTGAGCTTGCAGGCCGATCAAAGCAGCAGACTGCGGCTCGCGTGCGGGAGGTGCTGCAGCTTACAGGTTTGGACTATGAAGAATTTCACGAACGGTATCCGTGGCAGCTGTCCGGCGGCCAACGCCAGCGGGTTGGTCTTGCCCGAGCCCTGGCAACAGACCCGACCGTGTTGCTGATGGATGAGCCGTTCGGCGCGCTCGATCCGCTGACGCGCGCAGAGATGCAGACCATGTTGAAAGATCTGTTGAAGCGCGTCGGGAAGACCGTTTTGTTGGTAACACACGATCTTGATGAAGCCTTGTATCTCGCTGGCCGAGTGGTCTTTCTGGCCGAAGGCGCGGTGGTGGCGGATCTTCCGGCAAACGAGGTTCTCCTGTCCGAAAATCCTCATGTAAAAGACTATGTTCAGGCGGTACATCGCGCGGTGCTTGCATGA
- a CDS encoding glycine betaine ABC transporter substrate-binding protein produces the protein MSAVILCLLLTCVSCAPPRSSRITIGAKNFTEQVVLGELLSQEIEAVTGGQVDRRFYLAGSYLCQQALVSGRIDGYVEYTGTALTAILKQPLPPVGQRDAATVLRPVTQLYASRYHVLVGPSLGFEDTFAMVVRGDDARRLELKTISDAVKVAPQWRLGVGYEFEERPDGLRGLEATYGLKFADAPRTMDLGLLYRALSNNQVDMVAGNSTDGPIRALGFVVLADDKHYFPPYDAVPLVRQDSLHRHPGIQVAMDRLAGKVSADEMRGMNYAVDGEHRDVGDVVREFRKAKGL, from the coding sequence CTGAGCGCAGTCATCCTCTGCCTTTTGCTGACATGTGTATCGTGTGCCCCACCGCGCTCATCACGCATCACCATCGGAGCGAAGAACTTTACCGAGCAGGTTGTGCTCGGGGAGCTGCTGTCTCAGGAGATTGAGGCTGTCACCGGGGGCCAAGTGGATCGAAGGTTCTATCTGGCCGGAAGCTATCTCTGTCAGCAAGCGTTGGTGAGTGGACGAATCGATGGCTACGTCGAGTACACGGGAACGGCCTTGACGGCGATCTTGAAACAGCCTCTGCCACCGGTGGGTCAACGAGATGCCGCGACGGTGCTACGACCAGTGACTCAGCTCTATGCTTCGCGATATCACGTGCTTGTGGGACCGTCCCTGGGGTTCGAGGATACGTTTGCGATGGTGGTACGAGGAGACGACGCGCGACGGCTGGAGTTGAAGACCATCTCGGATGCCGTCAAGGTCGCCCCGCAGTGGCGGCTCGGCGTGGGGTATGAGTTCGAGGAGAGGCCAGACGGACTGCGCGGCCTCGAGGCAACCTACGGCCTCAAATTTGCCGATGCCCCGCGAACGATGGACCTCGGACTACTGTACCGAGCACTATCGAACAATCAGGTTGACATGGTCGCAGGTAACTCAACCGACGGGCCGATACGAGCGCTCGGGTTCGTCGTCCTGGCTGATGACAAGCATTACTTTCCCCCATACGATGCGGTGCCGCTGGTAAGGCAGGACTCCCTTCATCGTCATCCGGGAATTCAAGTGGCGATGGATCGGCTTGCAGGGAAGGTAAGCGCAGATGAGATGCGCGGAATGAACTACGCTGTGGATGGCGAACACCGTGATGTAGGAGATGTGGTGCGGGAATTTCGTAAAGCGAAGGGGCTCTGA
- the gap gene encoding type I glyceraldehyde-3-phosphate dehydrogenase — protein MAAVKVGINGFGRIGRNVFRSAIGNPDIEFVAVNDLTTPATLAHLLKYDSILGNLKNEITHGEDFIAVDGKKIKVFAERDPAKLDWASVGAQIVVESTGFFTDAEKAKAHLGSTVKKVIISAPATNEDITLVLGVNDNKYEAAKHNIISNASCTTNCLAPVVKVINDTFGIVNGLMNTIHSYTNDQVVLDAPHKDLRRARAATLSMIPTSTGAAKALKLVIPEMAGKLDGFSIRVPTPTVSVVDLTFVSEKPITVESVNAAIKAAAADGPLKGYLGYTEEELVSSDFRGNPLSSIFDSKLTKVIGNTGKVISWYDNEWGYSNRVKDLITFLVQKGL, from the coding sequence ATGGCAGCAGTAAAGGTAGGCATCAACGGCTTCGGCCGCATTGGACGCAACGTCTTCCGCAGCGCAATCGGTAACCCAGACATCGAATTCGTCGCCGTCAACGACCTCACCACCCCCGCCACCCTGGCTCATCTCCTCAAGTACGACTCCATCCTCGGCAACCTCAAAAACGAGATCACCCACGGCGAAGACTTCATCGCCGTCGACGGCAAGAAGATCAAGGTCTTCGCCGAACGCGATCCAGCCAAGCTCGACTGGGCCTCCGTCGGCGCACAGATCGTCGTCGAATCCACAGGATTCTTCACCGATGCCGAAAAGGCCAAGGCCCACCTCGGCAGCACGGTCAAGAAAGTCATCATCTCCGCCCCGGCTACCAACGAGGACATCACCCTCGTCCTCGGCGTCAACGACAACAAATACGAGGCCGCGAAGCACAACATCATCTCGAATGCGTCCTGCACCACCAACTGTCTCGCACCGGTCGTCAAAGTCATCAACGATACCTTCGGCATCGTCAACGGCCTGATGAACACGATTCACAGCTACACAAACGATCAGGTTGTCCTCGACGCGCCCCACAAGGACCTCCGTCGCGCCCGCGCCGCTACGCTGTCGATGATCCCGACGAGCACCGGAGCCGCCAAGGCCCTGAAGCTCGTCATCCCTGAGATGGCCGGCAAGCTAGACGGCTTCTCCATCCGCGTCCCGACACCGACGGTCTCCGTCGTTGACCTCACCTTCGTCTCCGAGAAGCCCATCACGGTGGAGAGCGTCAATGCCGCGATCAAGGCCGCTGCCGCCGATGGTCCGCTGAAGGGCTACCTTGGCTATACCGAGGAAGAGCTCGTCAGCTCCGACTTCCGCGGCAATCCTCTCTCGTCCATCTTCGACTCCAAGCTGACCAAGGTCATCGGCAACACCGGCAAGGTGATCAGCTGGTATGACAATGAGTGGGGCTACTCCAACCGCGTGAAAGACCTCATCACCTTCCTCGTACAAAAGGGCCTGTAA
- a CDS encoding DUF3179 domain-containing protein, giving the protein MPQMQELHTKTESKPVLSLASVSAAICVACVAIPMFIIRPFRPQGTRELEIALAVRHAAPWLAGACAVIVLLLVIQTWKTTQLGSRIALVGLLLMATLCAVFTHVNIFEKMFHPYGLPSFGGAANAAVDPDDKVLAVTLGQDARAYPIRTMGYHHIVNDIINGVPIAVTYCTLCHTGLVWNRMLDGRLLHFRLAGINNGNALLRDEETSSIWQQSTGEAIYGPLKGKQLELVRSNELSFGLWKQEQPHGQVLQPNSLYAAEYDPKDWEKHVEKTRTVVNTTKSGIGPHQLMWGITTAGESKAYPVQAILATKLIRDHVGKVPILLLVGPDGTSIRTFETGNTDLTFATGPHDGTMTDTGTGSTWNFQGCAVEGSLSGRCLKEIDAHKDYWFDWMNHHPDSTVFKS; this is encoded by the coding sequence ATGCCACAGATGCAAGAGCTCCACACAAAGACTGAGTCGAAACCCGTTCTATCCCTGGCTTCGGTGAGTGCTGCAATTTGCGTCGCTTGTGTAGCTATCCCCATGTTTATTATTCGTCCGTTTCGCCCCCAGGGTACCCGGGAACTGGAGATTGCCCTGGCCGTTCGTCATGCGGCTCCGTGGCTTGCTGGCGCATGCGCTGTGATCGTGCTGTTGCTGGTAATTCAAACGTGGAAGACCACGCAGTTGGGATCTCGCATTGCGTTGGTCGGGTTGCTTCTTATGGCCACGCTATGCGCGGTTTTCACGCACGTCAATATCTTCGAAAAGATGTTTCATCCCTATGGGTTGCCGTCGTTCGGAGGTGCTGCCAACGCGGCGGTCGATCCGGATGACAAAGTGCTGGCGGTTACCTTAGGACAAGATGCCCGTGCTTACCCAATCCGAACGATGGGCTACCACCACATCGTGAATGACATCATTAACGGTGTGCCGATCGCGGTGACATATTGCACGTTATGTCATACCGGATTAGTGTGGAACCGCATGCTCGACGGGAGGTTGCTGCACTTCCGCCTCGCGGGCATCAACAATGGAAACGCTCTGCTGCGCGACGAGGAGACGAGCAGCATCTGGCAACAGAGCACCGGTGAGGCGATCTATGGCCCGCTCAAAGGGAAGCAGCTTGAACTCGTTCGCAGCAACGAGTTGAGTTTTGGCCTCTGGAAGCAAGAGCAACCACATGGGCAGGTGCTGCAGCCGAACTCACTCTATGCGGCTGAGTACGACCCAAAGGACTGGGAGAAACACGTCGAGAAGACGCGAACAGTGGTGAACACGACCAAGTCCGGGATCGGGCCTCACCAGCTCATGTGGGGTATCACTACGGCCGGGGAGAGCAAGGCCTATCCGGTTCAGGCAATACTTGCGACAAAGTTGATTCGGGATCACGTCGGGAAGGTTCCGATCCTTCTGTTGGTCGGGCCCGACGGCACATCCATCCGGACGTTTGAAACCGGAAATACCGATCTGACCTTCGCCACGGGGCCGCATGACGGAACGATGACGGATACAGGGACGGGGTCGACGTGGAACTTTCAAGGCTGCGCGGTGGAAGGAAGTCTCTCAGGACGCTGCTTGAAGGAGATCGACGCACACAAGGACTATTGGTTCGACTGGATGAACCACCATCCTGACTCGACTGTATTCAAGAGCTGA
- a CDS encoding AAA family ATPase — MRRRPRRGPNDSESTGKSGQELPANQQAPLRPSYPEPVATRAPEPTKAEPSVEPVAEPSAPEPFTPASPTEPKMVMETQPESLGTPPAEQTALKSPKGYVVLAIGLPGSGKTTWYKRRGVTPLSSDLLRTLLFDDITEQRYQGLVFSTLRSLLRARLIAKMPWNYVDATNLSPHERKQWIKMAKSFGYEVQAVFFDVPLAVCLERNSKRDRQVTDEVMHKMAERLKPPTFKEGFEKITVVRVKGQPGSAAEPAAVAEPAAETTE, encoded by the coding sequence ATGAGACGACGCCCGAGACGTGGACCGAATGATTCGGAGTCCACGGGGAAAAGCGGGCAGGAACTGCCCGCAAACCAGCAAGCTCCCCTGAGACCAAGCTACCCGGAGCCGGTGGCGACACGCGCCCCCGAGCCGACCAAGGCCGAACCGTCTGTTGAACCCGTTGCCGAGCCATCGGCTCCGGAGCCCTTCACTCCAGCCTCTCCGACCGAACCAAAGATGGTGATGGAGACGCAGCCCGAGTCGCTCGGCACGCCGCCCGCCGAGCAGACGGCGCTGAAGTCCCCCAAGGGGTATGTCGTTCTGGCTATTGGCCTGCCCGGTTCGGGCAAGACAACCTGGTACAAGCGCCGTGGGGTCACTCCGCTATCCAGCGACCTGCTCCGGACGTTGTTGTTCGACGACATTACAGAACAGCGGTATCAGGGATTAGTGTTTTCGACGCTGCGAAGTCTTCTGCGTGCGCGGCTCATTGCTAAGATGCCATGGAACTATGTGGATGCGACGAACCTGTCTCCGCACGAGCGCAAACAGTGGATCAAGATGGCCAAGAGCTTCGGATACGAGGTGCAAGCTGTCTTCTTCGACGTGCCGCTGGCTGTGTGTCTGGAGCGGAACTCAAAACGTGACCGCCAGGTCACCGACGAGGTGATGCATAAGATGGCCGAGCGTCTGAAGCCTCCCACCTTCAAAGAGGGATTCGAGAAGATTACGGTAGTCCGCGTCAAAGGGCAGCCCGGATCAGCAGCTGAACCCGCTGCTGTAGCAGAGCCGGCTGCGGAGACCACGGAGTAA
- a CDS encoding DinB family protein produces the protein MVEPWLRGTLPEVDSVRRQILHALELAGEDIDRWCAGLSDAEMNARPFGLASVAFHLRHIARSLDRLLTYAEGNALTGAQMDALAGEMAGDAFAEEVLAEVRAALGEAYRRVLMISQNSYEEKRGVGRALLPSTVGGLLVHCAEHTQRHVGQAVTTAKVVVGVQKS, from the coding sequence ATGGTTGAGCCGTGGCTGCGGGGAACGCTGCCGGAAGTGGATTCTGTACGGCGTCAGATACTACACGCTCTGGAGTTGGCGGGCGAAGATATTGATCGATGGTGCGCCGGTTTGAGCGACGCAGAGATGAATGCACGGCCATTTGGGCTGGCATCGGTCGCGTTCCATCTGCGACACATCGCACGGAGCCTGGACCGTCTGCTGACATACGCGGAAGGAAACGCGTTAACCGGAGCGCAGATGGATGCTCTGGCTGGCGAGATGGCGGGCGACGCGTTTGCGGAAGAGGTTTTGGCCGAAGTTCGGGCGGCCTTGGGTGAGGCTTACCGGCGAGTCCTGATGATCTCGCAAAACAGTTATGAAGAGAAGCGAGGCGTTGGCCGGGCGCTGTTGCCCAGTACGGTGGGTGGGCTGTTAGTCCACTGTGCGGAGCACACACAGCGGCACGTAGGCCAAGCGGTAACGACTGCGAAGGTTGTAGTGGGAGTGCAAAAGAGCTGA
- a CDS encoding DUF1203 domain-containing protein: MSELRIIAIASELADQVRATMVSPGYGHPVTAKVATGLGPCRHCLQPFAVGEEVRLLFTLNPFDGVASIPQPGPVFLHEEACKRHGEEEEYPEGLLQLGALLDGYDAEQMIRRRELVARDVSPETSLREMLMDPLLQYVVVRDPNAGCYRMRVERREGH; this comes from the coding sequence ATGAGCGAGTTACGAATCATTGCAATTGCAAGTGAGTTAGCCGATCAGGTAAGAGCCACGATGGTGTCGCCTGGATATGGGCATCCAGTGACGGCGAAGGTAGCGACAGGGTTGGGTCCTTGCCGGCATTGCTTGCAGCCCTTTGCGGTGGGTGAGGAGGTAAGGCTGTTGTTTACGTTGAATCCGTTTGATGGCGTGGCGTCGATACCGCAGCCAGGGCCGGTATTTTTGCACGAAGAGGCATGCAAACGGCACGGGGAAGAAGAGGAGTACCCGGAGGGGTTGTTGCAGTTGGGTGCTCTGCTGGACGGCTATGATGCAGAGCAGATGATTCGTCGGCGGGAGTTGGTCGCGAGGGATGTTTCGCCCGAGACGTCGCTGCGCGAGATGCTGATGGATCCGCTGCTTCAGTACGTGGTGGTGCGGGATCCGAATGCAGGGTGCTATCGGATGCGTGTGGAGCGAAGGGAGGGTCACTGA